GGCTTGcgtttcatttcaaaataaaagagggTGACTGTTccggcccgtgtggctcagttggagtgtcgtgctgtaactgaaaggttgctggttcaattcccagtcagggcacatgcccagtcGTGGGATACAGGAGGCAGCCTATTGGTGAGTCTCTTGCATGgatgttcttctccctccccccccacccccaccttgaatggggaaaaaaataaaccgTTAAAAAACGGAAAAGGGTGAGCCCCCGTGCTGTGAAGGCCCGCCAGACTGGAGTGGCGCTTCCCTTCACAGACGCGTGCTGGCTACTCAACCCTAATGCGGTGTCTGCTTGCACCAACCACCCTGTCCCTGGCCGTCGTGCGGCCCTTCCCCCCAACTGAGCGGCGGGGATGTTACCAAGGACCTGTAAGGCCAAGAGAAGCCAGTTTGATttgataatataaatatgttattcAGTTGCCTCGACTCACTTCCAAGGCATTTGCACAATTCGTAACCGCCAGGACCCAAAAGGCTTTGTGGGGACTCCGCACTGGGCGGCACAGCTGGCTTTCGGTCCTGGTCGCTTTCTCCGCCAGACGGGACAGTCTGGAAAGGGCTGTCCCTGGTCACACATGATTGCTTCTGGAGCAGAAGGCGTGGTCCCCGAGACCCTGGGTTTGGCACAGAGTACAGCCCTGAGCCTCGGTGGTGGGCGGGGCCACAGGTGTCACAGCCCCAGAGCTACAGGCcgctcagctctctccccagcccaccGACGCACTTCCGTGCAGGGCAGGACCTCGGCTGGGTGGCCCCCCAAAGACCCCCAGCTTCCTTGGGGCTTCAGCTCTGTCCCCATGCAGCGCTCAGCCGAGGACCTGGGCTCAGGGCTCCCCTGCTTCCAGGGATGTCCAGCAGTCCCTTCAAACGCAGCCCAGACCCGCACCCGGTCATTTTGGCCAATGCAGCCTGAGAACCTGGGGGGCTGCCCAGGGAAGGGGGCAGTCTCCCTGACAGGTGCGCAGTCTTTTCCCCCCGGGGTGCCCGCAGCGGCTGGGCTCCGCCTGGCGCGCTCTGCACCGAGGGTCAAGCCTCCTTCCCAGCCCGCGCCTCCTGGCCAGGCAGGACCACAGTACTGAGGTCCTGAGTCCTGAGTCCTGAAGCCGCCGCAGGTACTCAGGTCCACTGGCGGGGCTGACAGAGGGGCTGGGCCCTGTCCCCTGCAGCCCGGGTGCGGTCACATGTCCTCTTCGGCCGGGCCGCTGTGCTCGCTGAGGAGGTACCACTTGAGCCTGTCGGGCAGCGGGAGGGCTCTGACCTTCGCGTCCACCGGCCACGGCTGGAGGTAGAGCCGGATGTACACGCGGCACAGGTGCTTGAGGGGCGGGGGGTAGCTGTCCAGCTGCCGCAGGGAGAAGTGAAGGGCCTGGATCTTCTCCGCCAGGCTGCCCACAGGATGGATGTCGAAGTTCTCGGGCAGCTGGAGCTTCTGGGAATTGGTCACCATGAGGTCCAGGACGGTCTCGGCCTTGCGCAGGAGGTCCGCGTGGCTCTCGTCCTCGGCGCAGCCGGGGTGGGAGCAGAGCCGGTCGAAGACGACGTGGAAGCCGGACCAGCAGGACGCGCCGTGCAGGGAGCAGTTGTAGGCGGCCCCGGACTCCAGCAGGAAGCGCAGCAGCGGCAAGTGCGCCTTGAAGCTCTTGAGGCAGATGTGCGTGAGGGACTCGTGGGCCGGGCACTCGCTGGGGTCGGCCCCGTGGGCCAGCAGCAGCTGCGTGACTTGGAAGCAGAAGCGGTTGATCATCTGGGCCTCCTCTTTGTCCCCGCCCACCGTCTCACCGAGCAGGAAGATGATGCAGGTGAACACGGTGTCCCCGTCTTTGGTGGTCGCCTTGACGTCGGCCCCTGGAGGAGCGGAGAGAACAGAAAGTCGGAGAAGCCCAAACGCCCTTAATGTACTGCTCGGTGTTTGGGTGCGGGGAGAGCCTGCAGGACCTGGGGTGAGGGCCCGGTGACAGGACGGGGCTTGGGGACAGCCGGGGACCGGCCTCACCTCCTTCCAGCAGCAGGCGGATGTTCTCGGTGTTGTGGATCTGCACCCCGTCGCTGCTGGCCAGCGCGTGGAGCAGAGCGGTCTttcctggggagggagaggcagtgaGGGTGGGAGCCCGGGGCGGGGCAAGCCCACAGGCGGAGGGAGATCAGCAAATGACCTTTGGAAGGGACTGCCCTCTCCGCTCGGGCTGAGGGCCACCGCTTTCTGGCCATCCTCTTCCCACCCGCACAGAGTGTGAGggccaggagaggcagagatttTCTGGACCTGGGAAGCCACCTGAGATACAGTTCCCTCAGAAGCCaagcgccccaccccccaccacgcCCCCCACTCCCCTACAGAAGCCTTCCCGGGGCTGGCGTGGGGCCAACGGCCGCATTCTCTCCAGAGCCTCTGCGAGTCAGCAAGGTGCACCTGAGCGCACCCCAGGCCATGCTGTTCCTGCCCACCTGTCGTTCCGGGGTACCCCTGCTCCCCTCACAAGGTGCCCGGGCCCAGGACTGTTCTGCTTTCCCATGGGAGGTGCCCACCATGTTTGTCGGCTGCGTTGACGTCTGCCCCGAGGTCCAGGAGGCGCTGCAGGCAGGGCAGGCGCTCCGGCTCCTCACTGGCCAGGTCCAGGGGGCTGCTCTCGTGGATCTGGGCCAAGAAAGCACAGCCAGGTCATCCTGCAGGCTGCACGTGGCTCCCTCCCGCACCCCCCACCTCACAGCAGGCTGGGCCCGGCTCTCACCCGGTCCCTCCGGTTGATGTCGGCCCCGTGGCGCACCAGCAGCTCCACCATGTCGGGCTGGTTGCGCAGGACAGCGATGTGCAGCGCCGTGTAGTAGGTGACCGGGTCTAAGGCACACACACAGCCCGGTCAGGCCTGCCTATCGGCGGCACGTTCCTGCaggaccccaggccctggcccggcAGCCTGGGCCCAGCACGCCCAGCACAGGAGGCCGGGCTCTGTCACAACCCAGTTGTCCTCATCGGATACTACAGCtcaggctctggggtcagaccTAGGCTCTGGTCCTGGGGGCGTTCTAGGGGGCACTGTCCTCGGTCTGTCTGGGCTCcagtttcctctctgtaaaatggggccacACAACCCGCCATCTCCTCCGGGCTCTCGGGAGGGCGCCCAGACTGGCAGCTTCTCGAAGCTGGCCCTCAGCCCCTTGACCCCTCCCGAAGCCCACAGCCTCTGAGTCTGTCCTCAAATGGGAGAGGAGGCGTGCCCCGCCACATCTCGGACCAGCACACAGCCCCCCGTTTGGTCGTGAGCTGGCCACGCAGCCTCCTCGCTGACCCTGCCTTCCTTgggggagccagagagggaagTGCCGCCCGGCCCCTCCGCTGGCACCTACAGCCAGATGCCAACACAGTCCCCCTGCGATGTATACCAGGTGtgacctcctccccacctcctgcggCAGGAACAAAAATGCAAGATGGCTCAGAATAAGAGGCAGGAAATTACCTTCCCTTAGCTCTCGGCACAGTGCCAGCAGCTGCACTTTCACACTAATGGAAGCAGGGAATTAGCTGGGAGCTGGGAAGATCTGCTAAGTCAATGCCATGGTAGAAGCAGCAACAAACTTGCTCTCGGACCAGAGGTGGAGAGGGCCATTTAAAGCCCGgcgggtggggggatgggaggcCACCCAGTGTGGGTTTCCCTAGTCCACAGCCGGGagacaaaggagggaaggagcttCCAAGAGAACAGTCAGCAGAGCCCAAAGGGCTGGCTGCCCACCGGGAGCAGGGCTCCACGGAAGCCGcccacccactccagccccaTGCGGTTCCCCCTGACCTTCAAAGTTGAGGTTGGCCCCGTGCCGCAGGAGGACATCGGCCGCCTGGGTCAGCCCCAGCTCGGCCATCTTCAGCAGGGCATTGCTCACGCCTTCCTGGTAGAAGGGAGAGTGGGCCTTTCTCTCCAGAAGCTCAGTGAGAACAAGCAGTCGGCCCTCCTCGCTAGCGACGTAACTGGGCCTGGCGCAGGAGAGAGGCGGACCAGCTGAGTGTGGGAACAGCTGCGGGCCCTGCTGGCCCGGGCACCCTGTGGGTGGGTGGCCTTTAGTCTCCTTTTGTCACCGCCCCAGCCCTGGCGAGGGTCCAGTGCCCCATGGGCGCAAAACATTCTGGGACTATGCAAATATACGCCCTGCAGCCCCCTgtgctgcccttcccccacccaccccaggcagcCTCGAAGTTAAGGAAACACTTtgcactgcatttttttttcaggacaaGCCTCAAAGTGAAGACAACAGCGCTGCCGGAAGCCTGCGTTTCCACCGAAGTCCCCAGACAGGGGCATAACCACCACTGTGTTTGAAATTCCGACGGGTCCCCGCAAACCCGCACCTGAGCCCCCTTTCCTCCGAAATCCTAGGTACTTTCCGTGATGGTCAGCCTCTCCCCTCTGGCGCGTGAGCATCAGGAAGGCGAGGGGTCTTGTTTAGCTCCCAGACATAACCCTGAATGACGCACTTTCTGACACCTTCCCCACGGGTTCACCGAGAGGCCTATTCCTGTCTATATAAAATGCTAACTCGGCTGCAGAAAGTTCATTTTGGCACTGCGGATACAAATTGAGGCCTCCATAGATGCCACTCTGCTCTTTTGCAACTCCGGGTGTAGTTGCAACAGGGTGGGCACTGAGACAGAGGCCCCGCCCGCTCTCCAGCCCTCGGGGCACTGGGGCCCCGCACCGCCTGCCCGGGGCGCGGCTAGCACTCGAAGCCGCGCCACTCGGGCCCCGCCCTGTCTCTTATCTGTATGGTGGGGACACAGATaccccgctccccgccccgctTGTGGTGACAATTAAAAGGAAGCAGAGCCAGGTCGGAGAGGCCCCGACCGGCAGGAAGAGAGCGAGTTACCCGTCCAGGGGCTCCTGCCGCTCCGGGTCCTGGATCCCCAGGGAGCTCAGAATCGCGTCCACCAGCGGCTGGTACTCGAAGATGATCCTCCGGAAGCCGTGCAGGAACGGCATCGCGGCGGCCCCGGGCGCGGCAGGGCGGCCACACCTTCTGCCGAGGCTGGGACACCGACTGGGCGCGATAAGCGGCTGCGGGACTGGCCGGGCCTGTTCTCGCCAAGCCCCTCTCCTGCCGAGTCCACCGCCGCACCCGCAGCTCCGTGCCGGAAGTAACTTTCGCGGTGACTTCCGGCTCGCTTCGACCCCGGAAATGAGCGTTGGCAACAGCGGCCCCTGCCGGCTCGGAGGACCGCGGCGCATCCCGGCGCGCGAGCCGGAGGTGTCTGGCGGACCGACCCGGGAGTGAAGCGCGCGGGCTCAGTGCCGAGCCGGATCTCAGCCGGAGGCGCTCACGCCGCTTCCCGGCCCGGCCCTGCTCCGCCCTGCGATCCCGCCCGCGGCCGCTGGGCGCCGTCCGAGCTCCGCCCATTGCACGGCCCGGCCAGTGCActgactgcagccctggcctaGGACCAGGCATCTTCCTTTTCGGCTTCTTCCTTTGGGCCACGTATTTGAACTTCCCCAACCTCAAGCTCCGCTGTGGAGCCATGATCTTTTAATGATTTTGGGAAGTCCGTTATGAAGAGGTGTGTGATCCCAGCCttggcctccccccgcccccgccacgcGGGCTTGGGGTCTCTCCCACCTGGCACCTGCCAGAGGCGAGAGTTGTCGAGGGGAGGAAGTCAGGTTACAGTCACATTTAAAGACATTAGACATTAAAATGGGCACC
This sequence is a window from Phyllostomus discolor isolate MPI-MPIP mPhyDis1 chromosome 3, mPhyDis1.pri.v3, whole genome shotgun sequence. Protein-coding genes within it:
- the ASB6 gene encoding ankyrin repeat and SOCS box protein 6 isoform X1, with protein sequence MPFLHGFRRIIFEYQPLVDAILSSLGIQDPERQEPLDGPSYVASEEGRLLVLTELLERKAHSPFYQEGVSNALLKMAELGLTQAADVLLRHGANLNFEDPVTYYTALHIAVLRNQPDMVELLVRHGADINRRDRIHESSPLDLASEEPERLPCLQRLLDLGADVNAADKHGKTALLHALASSDGVQIHNTENIRLLLEGGADVKATTKDGDTVFTCIIFLLGETVGGDKEEAQMINRFCFQVTQLLLAHGADPSECPAHESLTHICLKSFKAHLPLLRFLLESGAAYNCSLHGASCWSGFHVVFDRLCSHPGCAEDESHADLLRKAETVLDLMVTNSQKLQLPENFDIHPVGSLAEKIQALHFSLRQLDSYPPPLKHLCRVYIRLYLQPWPVDAKVRALPLPDRLKWYLLSEHSGPAEEDM
- the ASB6 gene encoding ankyrin repeat and SOCS box protein 6 isoform X2, which codes for MPFLHGFRRIIFEYQPLVDAILSSLGIQDPERQEPLDGPSYVASEEGRLLVLTELLERKAHSPFYQEGVSNALLKMAELGLTQAADVLLRHGANLNFEDPVTYYTALHIAVLRNQPDMVELLVRHGADINRRDRERPLCSTRWPAATGCRSTTPRTSACCWKEGPTSRRPPKTGTPCSPASSSCSVRRWAGTKRRPR